From the Arthrobacter sp. PM3 genome, one window contains:
- a CDS encoding Rv3654c family TadE-like protein, translating into MTSMGGPAGKLRRRQPSPPDGPGSPDGRRSGERGAGTVLALGLGLAVFAVATLVLLLAQSAVAASRAAAAADLAALAAADAARGLIPGEPCAVARDVAGKNGAVLLDCTQGTDSTVQVRTGHSAGPLLGMARGVARAGPPPGPPPGPPPGLPGPSP; encoded by the coding sequence ATGACCTCGATGGGCGGCCCGGCCGGGAAGCTCCGGCGGCGGCAACCCTCGCCGCCGGACGGTCCGGGCAGCCCGGACGGCCGCCGCTCCGGCGAGCGAGGGGCGGGGACCGTCCTGGCATTGGGGCTCGGTTTGGCCGTCTTTGCCGTTGCGACGCTGGTGCTGCTGCTGGCCCAGTCGGCCGTGGCGGCCTCCAGGGCTGCGGCCGCTGCCGACCTCGCGGCGCTGGCAGCCGCAGACGCCGCCCGGGGTCTCATACCCGGCGAACCGTGCGCGGTTGCTCGGGACGTCGCGGGGAAAAACGGCGCCGTGCTGCTCGACTGTACGCAGGGCACGGACTCGACAGTCCAGGTGCGTACCGGGCACAGTGCCGGGCCATTACTGGGCATGGCCCGGGGAGTGGCCAGGGCTGGGCCGCCGCCGGGGCCCCCGCCTGGGCCGCCACCCGGGCTGCCGGGGCCCTCTCCATGA
- a CDS encoding DEAD/DEAH box helicase — MNPHESLIPLLGRGPDPEQLRHVRTIPARQAVTSPWPEWSHPDLVRAYGSLGIHEPYRHQVQAAELAHAGEHVVIATGTASGKSLAYQLPALDAIHRSELRVLADPGKIHDDGAVTLYLSPTKALAADQLAAIRGLQLPTVRAETYDGDTDPASRRWIRDHANFILANPDMLHFGILPNHAWWARFFRRLRYVIVDEAHSYRGVFGSHVANLMRRLRRICAYYSPAGAHPGPVFIAASATASDPGQSFGRLIGAPVRAVSEDSSPHGSTTVAFWEPALTELRGENGAKERRTAVAETADLLANLVSSRTRTIAFIKSRRGAETISSIAKRLLDEVDPSLPQRVAAYRSGYLPEERRALEKSLRSGALLGVSSTSALELGIDISGLDAVLVAGWPGTRASLFQQIGRAGRAGQDAIAAFVASDDPLDTYLVNHPEAIFDVSVEATVFDPSNPYVLGPHLCAAAAELPLGFAELGLFGATAEKLLERLVAQGYLRKRPAGWFWTHPQSAAAMVNLRADGGGPVSIVDADTGSLLGTMDSPQTHYQAHTGAVYVHQGDSYVVENLNEEDHCVMVRRANPDYYTTARDVTQIEVLATERTTRWGDVAVHFGDVKVTTQVVSFQRKALISNEILGEEPLDLGARDLFTKAVWFVVDNRSLTGAGLIEAQFPGALHAAEHAAIGLLPLVASSDRWDIGGVSTAIHADTGVPTIFVYDGHPGGAGFAERGYDKARVWLTATRDAIKACECDSGCPSCVQSPKCGNKNNPLDKGAAITLLDVLLHDATELMDTDRGDPGLVATDRGDPDNAAAAAAGAAGEDPVRRFRA, encoded by the coding sequence GTGAACCCGCATGAGTCCCTGATTCCGCTGCTGGGCCGCGGCCCGGATCCGGAACAGCTGCGCCATGTGCGGACGATTCCGGCCCGCCAGGCCGTCACATCGCCGTGGCCGGAGTGGTCGCACCCGGACCTGGTGCGGGCCTACGGATCCCTGGGCATCCACGAGCCCTACCGCCACCAGGTCCAGGCCGCCGAGCTGGCCCACGCCGGGGAACACGTGGTCATTGCCACCGGTACAGCGTCCGGCAAGTCCCTGGCCTATCAGTTGCCGGCCCTGGACGCGATCCACCGCTCCGAGCTCAGGGTCCTGGCTGATCCCGGGAAGATCCATGACGACGGCGCCGTAACCCTCTATCTGTCCCCGACCAAGGCCCTGGCCGCCGACCAGCTGGCCGCGATCCGCGGGCTGCAACTCCCCACCGTCCGGGCCGAAACCTACGACGGCGACACCGATCCCGCATCCCGGCGCTGGATCCGGGACCACGCCAACTTCATTCTCGCCAACCCCGACATGTTGCACTTCGGCATCTTGCCCAACCACGCATGGTGGGCCAGGTTCTTCCGGCGCCTGCGCTACGTGATCGTGGACGAGGCCCACAGCTATCGCGGCGTGTTCGGCTCCCACGTGGCAAACCTCATGCGCCGGCTGCGGCGGATCTGTGCCTACTACAGCCCCGCAGGGGCGCACCCGGGCCCCGTCTTCATCGCCGCATCCGCCACCGCGTCCGACCCCGGACAGTCATTCGGCCGGCTCATCGGCGCACCGGTCCGCGCCGTTTCCGAGGACAGCTCGCCCCACGGCTCCACCACCGTGGCTTTTTGGGAGCCTGCCCTGACCGAACTCCGCGGAGAGAACGGCGCCAAGGAGCGCCGCACCGCGGTCGCCGAGACCGCCGACCTGCTGGCCAACCTGGTCTCCTCACGGACCCGGACCATTGCCTTCATCAAATCCAGGCGCGGGGCGGAGACGATCTCCTCCATCGCCAAGCGCCTCCTCGATGAGGTTGACCCCAGCCTGCCGCAGCGTGTGGCCGCCTACCGTTCCGGCTACCTGCCGGAGGAACGCCGGGCCCTGGAGAAGTCGCTGCGCTCCGGCGCCCTGCTCGGGGTCTCGAGCACCTCGGCGCTGGAACTGGGCATCGACATTTCCGGCCTCGACGCCGTGCTGGTCGCCGGCTGGCCGGGCACCCGCGCGTCGTTGTTCCAGCAAATCGGGCGGGCGGGCCGGGCCGGCCAGGACGCGATCGCGGCGTTCGTCGCCAGTGACGACCCCCTGGACACCTATCTGGTGAACCACCCCGAGGCGATTTTCGACGTCTCGGTGGAGGCCACGGTCTTCGATCCCTCCAATCCCTATGTCCTTGGCCCGCATCTGTGCGCCGCCGCCGCCGAACTTCCGCTCGGTTTCGCCGAACTGGGCCTCTTCGGCGCAACCGCTGAGAAGCTGTTGGAACGTCTCGTGGCGCAGGGGTACCTGCGCAAGCGGCCGGCCGGGTGGTTTTGGACCCACCCGCAAAGTGCCGCAGCCATGGTGAACCTGCGGGCCGACGGCGGCGGCCCGGTCAGCATTGTCGATGCCGACACCGGTTCGCTCCTCGGCACCATGGATTCGCCCCAAACCCACTACCAGGCCCATACCGGCGCCGTCTACGTCCATCAGGGCGACAGCTATGTCGTGGAGAACCTCAATGAGGAAGACCACTGCGTGATGGTGCGCCGGGCGAACCCCGACTACTACACCACCGCCCGCGACGTGACCCAGATCGAGGTCCTGGCAACGGAGCGCACCACCCGGTGGGGCGACGTGGCCGTACATTTCGGCGATGTGAAAGTGACAACCCAGGTGGTTTCCTTCCAGCGCAAGGCATTGATTTCCAATGAGATCCTCGGTGAAGAACCCCTGGATCTGGGAGCCAGGGACCTCTTCACCAAGGCTGTCTGGTTCGTCGTGGACAACCGGTCGCTGACCGGTGCGGGGTTGATCGAAGCGCAGTTCCCCGGAGCCCTGCACGCTGCCGAGCATGCGGCGATCGGGCTCCTGCCGCTGGTGGCTTCGAGCGACCGCTGGGACATCGGCGGCGTCTCGACGGCCATTCATGCCGACACCGGAGTGCCCACCATCTTCGTCTACGACGGCCATCCCGGCGGGGCAGGCTTCGCCGAACGCGGCTACGACAAAGCCCGGGTGTGGCTGACGGCCACGCGGGACGCCATCAAGGCCTGCGAGTGCGATTCGGGCTGCCCGTCGTGCGTCCAGTCACCCAAGTGCGGCAACAAGAACAACCCCCTCGACAAGGGCGCCGCTATCACCCTGCTCGACGTCCTCCTGCACGACGCCACGGAGCTGATGGACACGGACCGGGGGGACCCGGGGCTGGTGGCGACGGACCGGGGGGACCCGGACAACGCCGCAGCGGCCGCCGCCGGCGCAGCCGGAGAGGATCCCGTCCGGCGGTTCCGTGCCTGA
- a CDS encoding LamG domain-containing protein, whose product MTTDAGSVANFSAPLPAGSNEVYADGWFNITKEGVAGNNVPYFRFFNGNTRFVDVYRSNGGVGPLWLRVAAPNGTLGYTNLKTNVPLGTWHHLVMHVIPNGASTTVEIWFDGKLLYSSKQVATGFNEVTKMQLGAEHRRQAGDSYIDDVVIKAGKAGGQLPGTFNPTSPTRVLDTRNSAPVKADSAVTFQVAGANGIPAKVSAVVFNLTVTQPRSLGFITAYASGTARPNASNLNFSAGQTVPNLVTVPVGADGKVTLFNRSSGSSQLIADVTGYYVTGTPATAGAFKSLQPARLLDTRNSAAVRADSAVSFQVAGANGIPASVAAVVFNLTVTQPKSLGFITAYASGKARPNASNLNFSAGQTVPNLVTVPVGADGKVTLFNRSAGTSQLIADVAGYYLPGTPTATGAFKALGPTRVLDTRNTAPVKADSAVTFQVAGANGVPTGALAAVFNLTVTSPKSFGFITAYPSGSARPNASNLNFSTGQTVPNLANVPVGSDGRVALFNRSSGSAQLIADLAGYFLP is encoded by the coding sequence GTGACGACGGATGCCGGCTCCGTGGCCAACTTCTCGGCGCCGCTTCCCGCCGGCAGCAATGAAGTCTACGCCGACGGCTGGTTCAACATCACCAAGGAGGGCGTGGCAGGCAACAACGTCCCCTACTTCCGCTTCTTCAACGGAAACACCCGGTTCGTGGACGTCTACCGCTCCAACGGCGGCGTCGGCCCGCTGTGGCTCCGCGTCGCAGCGCCCAACGGAACACTCGGCTACACCAACCTGAAGACCAACGTCCCGCTGGGAACGTGGCACCACCTGGTCATGCACGTCATCCCCAACGGCGCCTCCACCACCGTCGAAATATGGTTCGACGGCAAGCTCCTGTATTCCAGCAAGCAGGTCGCCACGGGCTTCAATGAGGTCACCAAGATGCAGTTGGGCGCCGAACACCGGCGGCAGGCCGGCGACAGCTATATCGATGATGTCGTCATCAAGGCCGGGAAGGCCGGCGGACAGCTCCCCGGAACGTTCAACCCCACCTCGCCCACCCGGGTCCTGGATACCCGGAACAGTGCCCCGGTCAAGGCCGACTCCGCCGTCACGTTCCAGGTCGCCGGCGCCAACGGGATCCCGGCCAAGGTGTCCGCGGTCGTCTTCAACCTCACAGTGACCCAGCCGCGGTCCCTCGGGTTCATCACGGCCTATGCCTCCGGCACGGCCCGGCCCAACGCCTCGAACCTGAACTTCTCTGCCGGGCAGACGGTGCCGAACCTGGTGACGGTCCCGGTCGGCGCTGACGGCAAAGTGACGCTGTTCAACAGGTCCTCGGGGTCCTCACAGCTGATCGCGGACGTCACCGGCTATTACGTCACCGGCACACCGGCGACGGCGGGCGCGTTCAAGAGCCTGCAGCCTGCCAGGCTGCTGGACACCCGCAACAGCGCCGCCGTCCGTGCCGATTCCGCGGTGTCCTTCCAGGTCGCCGGGGCCAACGGCATTCCCGCCTCGGTCGCCGCCGTGGTGTTCAACCTGACGGTGACCCAGCCGAAGTCCCTGGGCTTCATCACCGCCTACGCCTCCGGCAAGGCCCGGCCGAATGCCTCGAACCTGAACTTCTCCGCCGGGCAGACGGTCCCGAACCTGGTCACGGTCCCGGTCGGCGCCGACGGGAAGGTGACGCTGTTCAACCGGTCCGCCGGCACCTCCCAGCTGATCGCCGACGTCGCCGGGTACTACCTGCCCGGCACACCGACCGCGACGGGCGCGTTCAAGGCCCTCGGACCCACCCGGGTCCTGGACACCCGCAACACCGCCCCGGTCAAGGCCGACTCCGCCGTCACATTCCAGGTCGCCGGCGCCAACGGCGTCCCGACCGGTGCGCTGGCAGCGGTGTTCAACCTGACCGTCACCTCGCCGAAGTCCTTCGGCTTCATCACCGCCTACCCGTCCGGTTCGGCCCGGCCCAACGCGTCGAACCTGAACTTCTCCACCGGGCAGACCGTCCCCAACCTGGCCAACGTGCCGGTCGGCTCCGACGGGCGGGTGGCGCTGTTCAACCGCTCCTCCGGCTCCGCCCAGCTCATCGCCGACCTCGCCGGGTACTTCCTGCCCTAA
- a CDS encoding rhodanese-related sulfurtransferase has translation MALNRIVLFYGFTPLADPDAIRLWQRALCEKLGLTGRIIISKDGINATVGGELNAVKQYVKTTREYKAFHGIDFKWSDGGAADFPRLSVKVREEIVSFGAPGELTVDAGGVVGGGTHLKPEELHELVEAKKATGDEVVFFDGRNGFEAQIGKFKDAVVPDVATTHDFIKELDSGKYDALKDKPVVTYCTGGIRCEVLSSLMVNRGFKEVYQLDGGIVRYGEAFKDQGLWEGSLYVFDKRMHLEFSEDAKTIGECVRCSAPTSKFENCSNPSCRTLTLYCAECAANPETLRCPEGCAA, from the coding sequence GTGGCTTTGAACAGGATTGTGCTCTTTTACGGATTCACCCCCCTCGCTGACCCGGACGCCATCCGGCTGTGGCAGCGCGCCCTGTGCGAAAAACTCGGCCTGACGGGCCGCATCATCATCTCCAAGGACGGCATCAACGCAACGGTCGGCGGCGAGCTGAATGCCGTGAAGCAGTACGTCAAAACCACGCGTGAGTACAAGGCATTCCACGGGATCGACTTCAAATGGTCCGACGGCGGTGCGGCGGACTTCCCGCGGCTCAGCGTCAAGGTGCGGGAGGAGATCGTCTCGTTCGGCGCCCCGGGCGAACTCACGGTCGACGCCGGCGGAGTGGTCGGCGGCGGCACGCACCTTAAACCGGAAGAACTCCACGAACTCGTCGAGGCCAAGAAGGCAACCGGCGACGAGGTCGTGTTCTTCGACGGCCGGAACGGCTTCGAGGCCCAGATCGGGAAGTTCAAGGATGCCGTGGTCCCCGACGTCGCCACCACCCACGATTTCATCAAGGAACTCGACTCAGGCAAATACGACGCACTCAAGGACAAGCCGGTGGTCACCTACTGCACCGGCGGCATCCGCTGCGAGGTGCTGTCCAGCCTCATGGTGAACCGCGGGTTCAAAGAGGTCTACCAGCTCGACGGCGGCATTGTCCGCTACGGCGAGGCGTTCAAGGACCAGGGCCTGTGGGAGGGCTCGCTCTACGTGTTCGACAAGCGCATGCACCTGGAGTTCAGCGAGGACGCCAAGACCATCGGCGAGTGTGTCCGCTGCTCGGCGCCCACGAGCAAGTTCGAAAACTGTTCCAATCCGAGCTGCCGGACCCTCACCCTCTACTGCGCGGAGTGCGCCGCGAACCCCGAAACCCTCCGCTGCCCCGAGGGTTGCGCCGCCTGA
- a CDS encoding DUF4244 domain-containing protein has product MSTNQDTPAANGMDAGEDGDAEVYEIYPGASSVRPIQPHGRSRPAAAQAGMATAEYAIATLAAVGFAGALVFIMRSDEVRGFLLNLIRTALALP; this is encoded by the coding sequence ATGTCAACAAATCAGGACACGCCCGCTGCGAACGGCATGGACGCGGGGGAGGACGGCGACGCCGAAGTCTACGAGATCTATCCGGGCGCGAGCTCGGTTAGGCCCATTCAGCCGCACGGACGCAGCAGGCCGGCCGCGGCGCAGGCAGGAATGGCCACCGCTGAATATGCCATTGCCACCCTCGCGGCTGTGGGCTTCGCCGGCGCACTCGTGTTCATCATGCGAAGCGATGAGGTCCGCGGATTCCTCCTGAACCTCATCCGAACGGCGCTCGCGCTGCCATGA
- a CDS encoding GNAT family N-acetyltransferase: MSLDAMVEDTTHLLEIWVAGWAGCRGYETRREGRFPAALRADTTGQWEYFAYDPSDSEFADLAAKTAEEPARILTILTNDVARYTFLAPKHGLHVTSASQTMMIVDMETQDSEDPWLSDDDLKLETSRTDGVHHAVVSAGEEVAASGRVFVVGHTAIFDKIVTAPAYQRRGLGSFIMKALAAQAFEHDVDSGLLLASLDGQKLYSHLGWRMVCHVLMLSTSDEGSDLSVG; the protein is encoded by the coding sequence ATGAGTCTTGACGCCATGGTTGAAGACACCACGCACCTGCTGGAAATCTGGGTAGCCGGATGGGCGGGCTGCCGCGGCTATGAGACGCGCCGGGAGGGCCGGTTCCCCGCGGCCCTGCGCGCGGACACCACCGGGCAATGGGAGTACTTCGCCTACGACCCTTCCGACTCCGAGTTCGCGGACCTGGCAGCCAAAACAGCCGAAGAGCCGGCCAGGATCCTGACGATCCTGACCAATGATGTGGCCCGGTACACCTTCCTCGCCCCGAAACACGGCCTCCACGTCACCTCGGCTTCGCAAACCATGATGATCGTGGACATGGAGACCCAGGACTCGGAGGACCCATGGCTCTCCGACGACGACCTCAAGCTGGAAACCTCCCGGACGGACGGTGTCCACCACGCCGTCGTCAGCGCGGGCGAGGAGGTTGCCGCGAGCGGCCGCGTCTTTGTGGTGGGACACACGGCAATCTTCGACAAGATCGTGACGGCGCCGGCCTACCAGCGGCGCGGCCTGGGCAGCTTCATCATGAAGGCCCTGGCGGCCCAGGCGTTCGAACACGACGTCGACTCCGGACTGCTGCTCGCCTCGCTGGACGGCCAGAAACTCTATTCGCACCTGGGCTGGCGCATGGTCTGCCACGTGCTGATGCTGTCGACGTCGGACGAAGGATCGGACCTGTCCGTCGGCTGA
- a CDS encoding TadE family type IV pilus minor pilin, whose product MALPSVVLLLALLLAGSAAGVTQLRVEEAARGGARALARGAAAGDVGGIVRRLAGETAASDVAVDGEWVRVTVSGRVQGAVGSLIPWTLSASAWARSEAPAGAQPHRPAGDARSPGWQGI is encoded by the coding sequence GTGGCGCTGCCCTCCGTGGTCCTCCTGCTCGCGCTGCTGCTTGCGGGTTCGGCGGCCGGGGTGACGCAACTGCGCGTCGAGGAAGCAGCCAGGGGCGGTGCCCGTGCCCTGGCCAGAGGGGCGGCGGCGGGCGACGTCGGAGGGATTGTTCGCCGACTGGCCGGGGAGACGGCGGCGTCGGATGTGGCCGTCGACGGCGAATGGGTCAGGGTCACGGTCTCCGGCCGGGTCCAGGGGGCCGTCGGGTCGCTGATCCCGTGGACCCTCAGCGCCAGTGCCTGGGCACGGTCGGAGGCCCCTGCCGGTGCTCAGCCGCACCGGCCCGCGGGTGACGCCCGCTCCCCGGGGTGGCAAGGAATATGA